One genomic window of Coffea eugenioides isolate CCC68of chromosome 1, Ceug_1.0, whole genome shotgun sequence includes the following:
- the LOC113766732 gene encoding MDIS1-interacting receptor like kinase 2-like has translation MDRRGLLAQVPKDLAGSAYQGDLMGSAERCAGTVMCQAAHVRAALSEVSEITFHNSGCQGIILHFGLMRESLGRGTQCEWIKRVSIVKDVANALSYMHQNCSPSIIHRDISSKNILLDSEYQAHISDFGTARILMPDSSHWTSFAGTYGYAAPELAFTMEVNEKCDVYSFGVLALEVIMGKHPADFILSTLSASSSTSTAYDILLKDIVDPRLSAPSKQESKQVTLVAKLALSCIEPNPLLRPTMKQVCVQLLKEIPSQFNVFPIVTIGQLLDLQMTNV, from the exons ATGGACAGGAGAGGACTGCTTGCACAGGTCCCTAAAGATCTGGCAGGGTCAGCGTATCAAGGTGACTTGATGGGCTCTGCGGAAAGGTGCGCCGGAACAGTCATGTGTCAGGCGGCGCATGTCAGAGCAGCTTTATCAGAAGTGTCAGAGATCACGTTCCACAACTCCGGTTGCCAGGGCATTATACTTCACTTCGGCTTAATGAGGGAAAGCCTTGGCCGAGGCA CCCAGTGCGAATGGATCAAGAGGGTAAGTATTGTTAAGGATGTGGCAAATGCATTATCTTACATGCACCAGAATTGTTCGCCTTCCATAATCCATCGAGATATATCTAGCAAAAATATTTTGTTAGACTCTGAGTATCAAGCCCATATTTCTGATTTTGGTACTGCAAGAATCTTGATGCCTGATTCATCTCATTGGACTTCATTTGCTGGAACTTATGGATATGCTGCTCCAG AACTTGCTTTTACCATGGAAGTAAATGAAAAATGTGATGTTTATAGTTTTGGAGTATTAGCTTTAGAAGTGATCATGGGTAAGCATCCAGCTGATTTCATATTGTCCACATTGTCGGCATCATCATCCACTTCAACAGCATATGATATACTGTTGAAAGACATTGTGGATCCTCGACTTTCAGCTCCAAGTAAGCAAGAGTCAAAACAAGTGACCTTGGTGGCAAAGCTAGCATTATCATGTATAGAACCCAATCCTCTGCTGAGGCCAACAATGAAGCAAGTGTGTGTCCAACTGTTAAAGGAAATACCATCTCAATTCAACGTATTCCCAATAGTTACAATTGGACAACTTCTGGACCTGCAAATGACAAATGTTTGA